The stretch of DNA ATTCCGTTCCTGTCGAACACCGCGCCATGACACGGACAGAGAAAAGATTCCTTCTGTTCATCCCACCGAACAAGGCAACCCAAGTGTGAGCAGGTTCGCGAAAAGACCGTCCATTCCCCATTACCGGCATCCGTCAAATAGACAGAGCGTTTTTTTGTTGCCTTGACCCAGCCGTCTTTGGCAGTGAAGGTATAGTCCACTTTTTTAAAACGACTGTTTTTGAGTCGGTCGGCGAGCCCCAAATCAACCCATTTCGACTCCCCTTTTTTGAAGGCAGGCGAAATCGCAAAGCCGATGAGCGGAATGCCGGCGGCGAGGCTCAACACTCCTCCGATAAACGCTGTACCGATTTCTAAAAATGAGCGTCGGTTCCCCTGCTTTGCCATCCACTTTCTCCTTTTTTAATGATCATCAGTAGG from Candidatus Poribacteria bacterium encodes:
- a CDS encoding ubiquinol-cytochrome c reductase iron-sulfur subunit translates to MAKQGNRRSFLEIGTAFIGGVLSLAAGIPLIGFAISPAFKKGESKWVDLGLADRLKNSRFKKVDYTFTAKDGWVKATKKRSVYLTDAGNGEWTVFSRTCSHLGCLVRWDEQKESFLCPCHGAVFDRNGIVVAGPPPRPLQKLQTKVEAGILYVKET